In the Acidobacteriota bacterium genome, one interval contains:
- a CDS encoding DUF72 domain-containing protein, producing the protein MGRAAMGALHIGTSGWTYDDWSGRFYPEEVRGTDRLAYYASVFDTVEINATFYRFPTQVMIDSWNRRLPARFHLVVKGHRRITHLHKLDPAGDESLRGFLERVAPLRALRVVLWQLPPSLHADPERLASFLERLDRATRSVWSGRHRLRHAIEFRHRSWWEDDRIPGILAGHRAAFVAVSHPRLPPEVIPTADFLYVRFHGTGPRLYDHDYPREELRAWAKRLAPHLGRRALYAFFNNDWHAHAPKNAQEFREILERIIGRTARRGTAGSASRPSRPPGRRTTSRRGAAPP; encoded by the coding sequence ATGGGGCGCGCGGCGATGGGTGCCCTCCACATCGGCACTTCCGGATGGACCTACGACGACTGGTCGGGCCGCTTCTATCCCGAGGAGGTCCGCGGCACGGACCGGCTCGCCTACTATGCGAGCGTCTTCGACACCGTCGAGATCAACGCCACCTTCTACCGGTTCCCCACGCAGGTGATGATCGACTCTTGGAACCGCCGCCTGCCGGCTCGCTTCCACCTCGTCGTCAAGGGGCACCGGCGGATCACCCATCTCCACAAGCTCGACCCCGCCGGCGACGAGAGCCTTCGCGGCTTCCTCGAGCGCGTCGCCCCCCTGCGCGCGCTGCGCGTCGTGCTGTGGCAGCTCCCGCCATCCCTGCACGCCGATCCGGAGCGCCTCGCGTCGTTTCTCGAACGGCTCGACCGGGCGACCCGCTCCGTCTGGTCGGGACGGCACCGCCTGCGCCACGCGATCGAGTTCCGGCACCGGAGCTGGTGGGAGGACGACCGGATCCCCGGGATCCTGGCCGGACACCGGGCCGCGTTCGTCGCGGTCAGCCATCCAAGGCTCCCGCCGGAGGTGATCCCCACGGCCGACTTTCTCTACGTCCGGTTTCACGGGACCGGGCCGCGGCTGTACGACCACGACTACCCGCGGGAGGAGTTGCGGGCGTGGGCGAAACGGCTCGCCCCTCACCTCGGCCGGCGCGCGCTCTACGCCTTTTTCAACAACGACTGGCACGCCCACGCGCCGAAGAACGCACAGGAGTTCCGGGAGATCCTCGAGAGGATCATCGGTCGGACGGCCAGGCGAGGGACGGCAGGCTCGGCGTCCCGTCCTTCGCGACCGCCTGGACGGCGAACCACCAGTCGTCGCGGGGCAGCGCCACCGTGA